A genomic region of Stenotrophomonas sp. NA06056 contains the following coding sequences:
- a CDS encoding TlpA disulfide reductase family protein: MKWQRPALLWTAVLAAGLGLWAGNRLAPSPAADTAAPVAVSPQALPILRRGDPLPALVLPDAEGNALDLRERFKDRPLLVNVWASWCGPCVEEMPELARFAEGQGARGIQVLGLALDTPDRVGDFLQRVPVNYPIVLDTPGPRDASVQLGNAQGLLPYSVLFDAQGRMVKAKLGPFAHGEIEGWAK; this comes from the coding sequence ATGAAGTGGCAACGGCCAGCACTGCTGTGGACAGCGGTGCTGGCTGCCGGACTAGGCCTGTGGGCCGGCAATCGACTGGCACCGTCACCGGCGGCGGATACCGCAGCGCCTGTTGCGGTATCGCCGCAGGCGCTGCCGATCCTGCGCCGCGGTGATCCGCTGCCCGCGTTGGTCCTGCCCGATGCTGAAGGCAACGCGCTGGATCTCCGCGAACGCTTCAAGGACCGACCATTGCTGGTCAATGTGTGGGCCAGCTGGTGCGGCCCGTGCGTGGAGGAAATGCCCGAGTTGGCCCGCTTTGCCGAGGGCCAGGGCGCGCGCGGCATACAGGTGTTGGGCCTGGCGCTGGATACGCCTGACCGTGTGGGCGATTTCCTGCAGCGGGTGCCGGTGAACTACCCGATCGTGCTCGATACCCCAGGCCCACGCGACGCCAGCGTGCAGTTGGGCAACGCACAGGGCCTGCTGCCCTACAGCGTGCTGTTCGATGCACAGGGACGGATGGTGAAGGCCAAGCTCGGACCGTTCGCGCACGGCGAGATCGAAGGCTGGGCGAAGTAA